From the genome of Salvelinus alpinus chromosome 19, SLU_Salpinus.1, whole genome shotgun sequence, one region includes:
- the LOC139546006 gene encoding putative proline-rich protein 21: MPILNTSTSSTPLHPQHRYILNTSTSSPSLHPHHLYILNTATSSTPLHPQHLYILNTSTTSTSLNPQHRYILNISTSSTPLHPQPLYIFNTSTSSTPLHPQPLYILNTSKPIHPQHRYILNTSTSSTPLHPQPLYILNTATSSIPLHPQPLYILNTSKPIHPQHRYILNPSTSSTPQHPKHLYILNTSTSSTPLHPQPLYILNTSTSSTPLHPQPLYILNTSTSSTSLHPQHLYILNISTSSTPLHPQHLYNLNTSTSSTPLHPQHLYILNTSTLLHPQHHNSSTSSTPLDPQHIYILNTSTSLHPQNLYILNISTTSTPQHLYILNPSTSSTPLHPQHLYNLNTSTPLHPQHIYILNTSTSSTPQHFYILNTSRSSTHLHPQHIYILNTSTPIHPQHLYILNTTTPLHP, encoded by the exons ATGCCT ATCCTCAACACCTCAACATCCTCAACACCTCTACATCCTCAACACCGCTACATCCTCAACACCTCTACATCCTCACCATCTCTACATCCTCACCATCTCTACATCCTCAACACCGCTACATCCTCAACACCGCTACATCCTCAACACCTCTACATCCTCAACACCTCTACAACCTCAACATCTCTAAATCCTCAACACCGCTACATCCTCAATATTTCTACATCCTCAACACCTCTACATCCTCAACCCCTCTACATCTTCAACACCTCTACATCCTCAACACCTCTACATCCTCAACCCCTCTACATCCTCAACACCTCAAAACCTATACATCCTCAACACCGCTACATCCTCAACACCTCTACATCCTCAACACCTCTACATCCTCAACCCCTCTACATCCTCAACACCGCTACATCCTCAATCCCTCTACATCCTCAACCCCTCTACATCCTCAACACCTCAAAACCTATACATCCTCAACACCGCTACATCCTCAACCCCTCTACATCCTCAACTCCTCAACATCCTAAACACCTCTACATCCTCAACACCTCTACATCCTCAACACCTCTACATCCTCAACCCCTCTACATCCTCAACACCTCAACATCCTCAACACCGCTACATCCTCAACCCCTCTACATCCTCAACACCTCTACATCCTCAACATCTCTACATCCTCAACACCTTTACATCCTCAACATCTCTACATCCTCAACACCTCTACATCCTCAACATCTCTACAACCTCAACACCTCTACATCCTCAACACCTCTACATCCTCAACACCTCTACATCCTCAACACCTCAACACTTCTACATCCTCAACACCACAACAGCTCTACATCCTCAACACCTCTAGATCCTCAACACATCTACATCCTCAACACCTCAACATCTCTACATCCTCAAAACCTCTACATCCTCAACATCTCTACAACCTCAACACCTCAACACCTCTACATCCTCAACCCCTCTACATCCTCAACACCCCTACATCCTCAACATCTCTACAACCTCAACACCTCAACACCTCTACATCCTCAACACATCTATATCCTCAACACCTCTACATCCTCAACACCTCAACACTTCTACATCCTCAACACCTCTAGATCCTCAACACATCTACATCCTCAACACATCTACATCCTCAACACCTCAACACCTATACATCCTCAACACCTCTACATcctcaacaccacaacacctCTACATCCTTAA